From one Cyanobacterium stanieri PCC 7202 genomic stretch:
- a CDS encoding polyribonucleotide nucleotidyltransferase (PFAM: KH domain; S1 RNA binding domain; 3' exoribonuclease family, domain 1; Polyribonucleotide nucleotidyltransferase, RNA binding domain; 3' exoribonuclease family, domain 2~TIGRFAM: polyribonucleotide nucleotidyltransferase~COGs: COG1185 Polyribonucleotide nucleotidyltransferase (polynucleotide phosphorylase)~InterProIPR012162:IPR004087:IPR004088:IPR003029:IPR 001247:IPR015847:IPR015848:IPR018111~KEGG: cyh:Cyan8802_0256 polyribonucleotide nucleotidyltransferase~PFAM: 3' exoribonuclease; Exoribonuclease, phosphorolytic domain 2; Polynucleotide phosphorylase, phosphorolytic RNA-binding; K Homology, type 1, subgroup; RNA binding S1 domain protein~PRIAM: Polyribonucleotide nucleotidyltransferase~SMART: KH domain protein~SPTR: Polyribonucleotide nucleotidyltransferase;~TIGRFAM: polyribonucleotide nucleotidyltransferase): MEEYDKSISFFEGRDIKIKVGLLAPQAGGSVLIEAGETSVFVTATRSQGREGIDFLPLTVDYEERLYAAGRIPGGFLRREGRPPEKATLTSRLIDRPMRPLFPSWLRDDLQIVATTLSMDEDVPPDVLAVTGASIATLVAQIPFAGPMAAVRVGLVKDEFIINPTFEEIDNGDLDLVVAGTPDGVVMVEAGANQLPEQDIIEAIEFGYEAILELIQAQKDLIQELGIELVVEPKPDTDSSADLEKLIADKSTDEIKKVLSNFDLDKKGRDEALDAIKADIVEEAIASLPEDDPIKVATVENPKLLGNLFKQLTKKLMRLQIIEDGVRVDGRKLDQVRPISSRVRLLPPRVHGSGLFQRGLTQVLSIATLGTPGDAQDLADDLHPDVEKRYLHHYNFPPYSVGETKPLRSPGRREIGHGALAERAIVPVLPPKEEFPYVIRVVSEVLSSNGSTSMGSVCGSTLALMDAGVPLIKPVSGAAMGLIKEGDEVRILTDIQGIEDFLGDMDFKVAGTDEGITALQMDMKITGLELETIANAIKQAKTARLHILQEMLKPISEPRKELSPFAPRLMTMKIDPEMIGLVIGPGGKTIKSITEQTGSKIDISDDGTVTICAVQAERASQAKRIIQTMTRKLNEGDVYLGKVTRLIDIGAFVEVLPGKEGMIHISQLAEHRVGKVEDEVAVGDEIVVKIRGFDNRGRLNLTRLGIHPEQAAIARQEAEA, translated from the coding sequence ATGGAAGAATATGATAAGTCAATATCTTTTTTTGAAGGAAGAGATATAAAAATAAAAGTAGGATTGTTAGCACCTCAAGCAGGAGGTTCAGTATTAATCGAAGCAGGAGAAACATCTGTTTTTGTAACCGCCACTCGTTCTCAAGGCAGAGAGGGCATCGACTTTTTACCTTTAACCGTTGATTATGAGGAGAGATTATATGCCGCAGGACGTATCCCAGGGGGATTTTTGCGCCGTGAAGGAAGACCACCAGAAAAAGCGACTCTTACCAGTCGTTTAATAGATCGCCCCATGCGTCCTCTTTTTCCTTCTTGGTTAAGAGATGACTTACAAATTGTCGCTACCACCCTATCCATGGATGAAGATGTCCCCCCCGACGTTTTGGCGGTGACGGGTGCATCTATTGCCACCCTTGTGGCACAAATTCCTTTTGCCGGGCCTATGGCGGCGGTAAGGGTGGGGTTAGTTAAGGATGAGTTTATCATCAATCCCACCTTTGAGGAAATCGATAACGGTGACTTGGATCTTGTGGTGGCAGGTACTCCTGACGGGGTGGTAATGGTGGAAGCTGGGGCAAACCAACTGCCCGAACAGGACATTATCGAAGCCATTGAGTTCGGTTATGAGGCTATTTTAGAATTAATCCAAGCCCAAAAAGATCTCATCCAAGAGTTGGGTATCGAGTTGGTGGTTGAACCTAAGCCTGATACTGATTCTAGTGCTGATTTAGAAAAACTCATCGCCGATAAAAGTACCGATGAAATCAAAAAGGTTCTTTCTAATTTTGATTTAGATAAAAAAGGTAGGGATGAAGCCCTAGATGCTATCAAAGCTGATATTGTGGAAGAGGCGATCGCATCTTTACCAGAAGACGATCCCATCAAGGTGGCAACGGTGGAAAATCCTAAATTATTGGGCAATCTTTTCAAACAGTTGACCAAAAAATTGATGCGTCTGCAAATCATCGAGGATGGCGTAAGGGTTGATGGTCGTAAACTCGATCAAGTGCGCCCCATTTCCTCCCGAGTGCGTCTTTTACCCCCTAGGGTTCACGGTAGTGGTCTTTTCCAAAGAGGTTTAACCCAAGTCCTCTCCATTGCTACCCTCGGCACCCCTGGAGATGCTCAAGATTTGGCGGATGATCTTCATCCTGATGTGGAAAAACGTTACCTCCACCATTACAACTTCCCCCCCTACTCCGTGGGTGAAACTAAGCCGTTGCGATCGCCCGGTCGTCGGGAAATTGGTCACGGTGCCTTAGCTGAAAGGGCGATCGTTCCTGTACTACCCCCCAAGGAGGAATTTCCCTATGTCATTCGGGTGGTGTCTGAGGTGCTATCGTCCAACGGCTCTACTTCCATGGGGTCTGTGTGTGGCTCTACCCTTGCTCTCATGGATGCAGGAGTACCCCTCATTAAACCCGTCAGTGGTGCCGCCATGGGCTTAATTAAAGAGGGTGATGAGGTGCGTATTCTTACCGACATCCAAGGTATTGAAGATTTCCTCGGCGATATGGATTTTAAAGTAGCAGGTACCGATGAAGGTATCACCGCCCTACAGATGGATATGAAAATCACTGGTTTGGAACTAGAAACCATTGCCAACGCCATCAAACAAGCAAAAACCGCCCGTTTGCATATCCTTCAGGAAATGCTTAAACCCATCAGTGAACCTCGCAAGGAGTTATCACCTTTTGCTCCTCGTTTGATGACCATGAAAATTGATCCTGAAATGATTGGTTTAGTGATTGGGCCTGGGGGTAAAACCATCAAGAGTATCACCGAACAAACAGGCTCTAAAATTGATATTAGCGATGATGGTACCGTTACCATTTGCGCTGTACAAGCCGAAAGAGCTAGTCAAGCCAAGCGTATCATCCAAACCATGACCCGTAAATTAAATGAGGGTGATGTGTATTTGGGTAAAGTAACCCGTCTGATTGACATCGGCGCCTTTGTGGAAGTTTTACCGGGCAAAGAGGGTATGATCCATATTTCTCAATTGGCAGAACACCGTGTGGGCAAAGTGGAAGATGAAGTGGCAGTGGGTGATGAAATTGTGGTTAAAATCCGTGGTTTTGATAACCGTGGACGTTTAAATCTCACCCGTTTAGGTATTCATCCCGAACAAGCTGCGATCGCCCGTCAAGAAGCAGAGGCCTAA
- a CDS encoding stress protein (PFAM: Tellurium resistance protein; Bacterial stress protein~COGs: COG2310 Uncharacterized protein involved in stress response homologs of TerZ and putative cAMP-binding protein CABP1~InterPro IPR003325~KEGG: cyh:Cyan8802_2121 stress protein~PFAM: stress protein~SPTR: Stress protein), with product MAINLQKGQRISLTKEAPKLQQLMCGLGWDVVEKKGGFLSNLFSSANNNFDLDASVICISENQKVRHEKDVIYFGNLRHYSDAIIHQGDNLTGEGEGDDEQIMINLSQLPTEINKLVIVVNIYACYTRQQDFSQIKNAFIRLVNLTNQKEIVRYTLSGEEYVGQTAMVMAELTRQGNDWEMDAKGDGLRVKDLAEIVNLYNKRKK from the coding sequence ATGGCTATTAATTTACAAAAAGGACAAAGAATATCCTTAACAAAAGAAGCCCCTAAGTTGCAACAGTTAATGTGTGGTTTGGGGTGGGATGTTGTGGAAAAAAAAGGGGGTTTTTTATCTAATTTATTTAGCAGTGCCAACAATAATTTTGATTTAGATGCCTCAGTAATTTGTATCTCAGAAAATCAAAAGGTCAGACATGAAAAAGATGTAATTTATTTTGGCAATTTAAGACATTATTCCGATGCAATTATTCATCAAGGGGACAACTTAACAGGGGAAGGAGAAGGGGATGATGAACAGATTATGATTAATTTAAGTCAATTACCGACAGAAATTAATAAATTAGTCATCGTGGTTAATATTTATGCTTGTTATACCCGTCAGCAGGATTTTAGCCAGATAAAAAATGCTTTTATTCGTCTAGTCAATTTAACTAATCAAAAAGAAATTGTCCGTTACACCCTATCTGGAGAGGAATATGTGGGGCAAACTGCCATGGTTATGGCGGAGTTAACCCGTCAGGGCAATGACTGGGAAATGGATGCCAAGGGAGATGGCTTGAGGGTGAAGGATTTGGCTGAAATTGTCAATCTTTATAATAAAAGGAAAAAATAG
- a CDS encoding photosystem I assembly Ycf4 (PFAM: Ycf4~InterPro IPR003359~KEGG: syp:SYNPCC7002_A1093 photosystem I assembly protein Ycf4~PFAM: photosystem I assembly Ycf4~SPTR: Photosystem I assembly protein ycf4), translated as MQVNDFIFRQDITGARRLSNYLVAIASTIGGVGFLLAGLSSYFHTNLLKVTDVSGVQFVPQGIALTFYGVAGTLLASYLWLNIFLNVGSGYNEFNKKQGKVTIYRQGFLGKNREVKIVYDMDDIQAIRAEIKEGLNPKRTLYLRVKPKKDIPLTPVGEPIALSSLENQGAELARFLTVPLEGL; from the coding sequence ATGCAGGTTAACGATTTTATCTTTAGGCAAGATATTACGGGCGCTCGTCGTCTTAGTAATTATTTGGTGGCGATCGCATCTACCATCGGCGGAGTAGGTTTTTTATTGGCAGGATTATCCAGCTATTTTCATACTAATTTATTAAAAGTTACCGATGTGTCGGGAGTGCAATTTGTCCCCCAAGGAATTGCCCTCACTTTTTATGGTGTAGCGGGAACTTTACTAGCTTCTTATTTATGGTTAAATATTTTCCTAAATGTTGGTAGTGGTTACAATGAATTTAACAAAAAACAAGGAAAAGTCACCATTTATAGACAAGGCTTTTTAGGCAAAAATAGAGAGGTAAAAATTGTTTATGATATGGATGATATTCAAGCCATTAGGGCTGAAATAAAAGAAGGATTAAATCCGAAAAGAACTCTTTATTTACGAGTAAAACCTAAAAAAGATATTCCTTTAACTCCTGTTGGTGAACCCATTGCTCTTTCTTCCCTTGAAAATCAAGGCGCGGAGTTAGCCCGTTTTCTCACAGTACCTTTAGAAGGTTTATAA
- a CDS encoding Mo-dependent nitrogenase family protein (PFAM: Mo-dependent nitrogenase C-terminus~InterPro IPR009717~KEGG: cyc:PCC7424_1354 Mo-dependent nitrogenase family protein~PFAM: Mo-dependent nitrogenase family protein~SPTR: Mo-dependent nitrogenase family protein) encodes MISNNNIYAPRMITKWSRAIALTPSNIIKQKLDSWEVREKEMAKRIVSLIPNQCPFAKDIYLFNKRLFTIPPLCKLNPFYEDLMMLRFRALSYLSEIGEDITPYCQ; translated from the coding sequence ATGATAAGTAATAATAATATATATGCTCCTAGGATGATCACCAAGTGGAGCCGTGCGATCGCCCTTACACCTTCAAATATCATCAAGCAAAAATTAGATAGTTGGGAAGTCAGGGAAAAAGAAATGGCGAAAAGGATTGTTAGTTTAATCCCCAATCAATGCCCTTTTGCAAAGGATATTTACTTATTCAACAAGCGGTTATTTACAATCCCCCCCCTCTGTAAATTAAATCCTTTTTATGAAGATTTGATGATGTTACGCTTTCGTGCCTTATCTTATTTGAGTGAAATCGGAGAAGATATTACCCCCTACTGTCAATAG
- a CDS encoding GTP cyclohydrolase subunit MoaC (PFAM: MoaC family~TIGRFAM: molybdenum cofactor biosynthesis protein MoaC~COGs: COG0315 Molybdenum cofactor biosynthesis enzyme~InterPro IPR002820~KEGG: mar:MAE_61560 molybdenum cofactor biosynthesis protein C~PFAM: molybdopterin cofactor biosynthesis protein MoaC~SPTR: Molybdenum cofactor biosynthesis protein C;~TIGRFAM: molybdenum cofactor biosynthesis protein C), with amino-acid sequence MQEFSQEKLSHLDEHGSAQMVDVSSKPITLREAIASGEVIMTKRTFEQIQAGNAPKGDVLGIAKIAGIMAAKQTSNLIPLCHPLPLSKIEVEIIPDENLCGYRIHGRVKTEGKTGVEMEALTAVSVTALTLYDMAKALEKTIIIQSIKLVSKTGGKSSFDG; translated from the coding sequence ATGCAAGAATTTTCCCAAGAAAAGTTATCTCATTTAGATGAACATGGCTCTGCACAAATGGTTGATGTATCCTCGAAACCCATTACGCTACGTGAGGCGATCGCCTCTGGAGAGGTAATCATGACCAAAAGAACTTTTGAGCAAATACAGGCAGGGAATGCCCCCAAGGGAGATGTATTAGGTATTGCTAAAATAGCGGGAATCATGGCGGCAAAGCAAACCTCTAATTTGATACCTTTATGTCATCCTCTACCATTGAGTAAAATTGAGGTGGAGATAATTCCCGATGAAAATTTATGCGGTTATCGTATTCATGGAAGAGTCAAAACTGAGGGCAAAACGGGAGTGGAAATGGAAGCCTTGACGGCAGTTTCGGTAACGGCTTTGACGTTGTATGATATGGCAAAGGCACTAGAAAAAACTATCATTATCCAATCTATTAAGTTAGTGAGTAAAACGGGTGGTAAGTCATCTTTTGATGGATAA
- a CDS encoding hypothetical protein (KEGG: amr:AM1_0698 hypothetical protein~SPTR: Putative uncharacterized protein): protein MTNATTLEKPYTTFQQIRRQRVSDGAIVSVLTGCENTDLEEICFAGRTLMIVLPQLGDFDSLEYAWWLQRKWDFIENNNIAVRAIAIGNIESGKKFCQYTGFPEQYLFIDAVAQIHQQLGLYKGLNWGLPFFSEGQNAWLNLLLMCAGIGSKGTLKEVFRGYKGDRTSPSLFKNEEEIKIKPLPTIKGKFFNKAGKNYQRPFELATLRLQNMVEVLNNWRTYVPDDRYITQRGGTFLFDNQGNLIYEHRDQGILGFAKNMSNPLNFLEKKPNQMIK from the coding sequence ATGACTAATGCGACAACCTTAGAAAAACCCTATACTACATTCCAACAAATCCGAAGGCAGAGGGTAAGCGATGGTGCGATAGTTTCTGTATTAACAGGTTGCGAAAATACCGATCTCGAAGAGATCTGCTTTGCAGGACGCACTTTAATGATAGTATTACCTCAACTCGGTGATTTTGACTCTTTGGAATATGCTTGGTGGTTACAAAGGAAGTGGGATTTTATTGAAAATAATAACATTGCTGTAAGGGCGATCGCCATTGGTAATATTGAATCAGGGAAAAAGTTTTGTCAATATACGGGTTTTCCTGAACAATATTTATTTATAGATGCTGTGGCCCAAATCCATCAACAATTAGGTTTATATAAGGGTTTAAATTGGGGTTTACCGTTCTTTTCTGAGGGTCAAAATGCTTGGTTAAATCTTTTGTTAATGTGTGCAGGAATTGGCAGTAAAGGTACTCTTAAGGAGGTTTTTAGGGGTTATAAGGGCGATCGCACCTCACCATCATTATTTAAAAATGAAGAAGAAATCAAAATAAAACCGTTACCAACAATTAAAGGAAAATTTTTTAATAAAGCAGGAAAAAACTATCAACGACCTTTCGAGTTAGCCACCCTCAGATTACAAAACATGGTGGAGGTTTTGAATAATTGGCGAACCTATGTACCCGATGATCGTTATATTACCCAAAGAGGGGGTACGTTTTTATTTGATAATCAGGGAAACTTAATTTATGAACACCGAGATCAAGGCATATTAGGATTTGCTAAAAATATGAGCAATCCCTTAAACTTTTTGGAAAAAAAACCCAATCAAATGATAAAGTGA